GGGGTGCGTGTTGTCATTCATAAACCTCAAGCCCCCATTCCGGGGATTTTTGAGGAAGCTTTCGTTGAGATCTATCGGGAGAAAAAACGGTGAAAGCGTATTTGAGTATCGGAAGCAATCTGGGGGACCGGGGGCATTATTTGCAGCAGAGCTGTCAAAGGCTGGCGGAGCATTTGGAAGTTAAGATCATCAAAAGATCCGGCACGTATGAAACAAAGCCCTGGGGCAATGTGGATCAACCGGATTTCTGGAATCAAGTGCTGGAGATTGAGACCTCATTAGCGCCTCTGGACCTCTTGGATCTGTGTCAAGAGGTTGAAAAATCCCTCGGGAGAGAAAGACTTATTCGTTGGGGGCCAAGAACCATTGACATTGACCTCCTAAATTATGATAATAAGGTATGGGAGGACGATCGGCTTATTCTCCCTCATCCCCGCATGGAAGAGCGGGAGTTTGTTCTGGCACCCTTACGGGAAATAGCTCCACACTATATCCTTCCTTCAGGAAAAAGGGTTACAGAAGTTTGTGGAGATGGAGAGGTATGGCGACTGGAATCTAAATAAACCAGACAATATCTAAAGGAGTTGTACTGGAGAAGGATTGTTCAGGCCATAAAGACCTTCTGGGTTTAGGGTATAGAAAAACAAAATTGAATTGGCTTTTGAGAATACCGCTTGGATCATTATGACCGAGACGGAGAAGGAAAGCAGAGCATAGCATAGCACCTTCACGTTTGTGGGGTGCTTTTTTACATGATCAAGGGGGCCGGAGCTTTGCGGGTTAGGAGAGGTTAACATGAATTTCGGAATCATCGGAGCAGGAATCGTTGGGACGGCTATCGCTATTCGGCTGAGACAGGCGGGGCACCATTTGGTAGGGGTACACTCACGCAGCCGGCGATCTTATGAGCGGTTTTGTACCTATCTTCATCATGGGGAGAGACGCCCGCTGGAGGAATGGCTCCCTGAAGCAGATCTTTTATTTATTACGACACAGGACGGCATGATTCGTGCAGCTGCTGAAGAATTGACCCGGAGGGGCCTCTATAAAGAAGGGCAAACCTGGATTCATTGCTCAGGTTCTGTAAGCTCCCGGGTTATGCAAGTGGATAAGGATTTACCGATAAATTATCTATCCCTTCATCCTTTACAAGCTTTTGCGGGAATTGACCAGGCTGTGGAGCTTATTCCGGGAACTCACTTTGGTATTGAAGGGGATGGGGAAAAAGTCGGTTTGGCGATTGTAACTCAGTTAGGAGGCATCCCGCACCGGCTAGATCCTCAGCAAAAGCCCTTTTACCATGCCGGGGCCGTGGTGGCGTCCAATTATCTGGTGACCCTGGCGGGTTTGGCCGTTCAATTATTTGAAGAAGCGGGCATTACTAATCAGGAAGCGCTGGAAAGCTTGCTGCCGCTCATGAAAGGCGCTCTGCAGAATCTGGAGAATGTGGGGCTTCCTCAGGCACTTACCGGCCCTATAGCCCGC
This genomic stretch from Desulfitobacterium chlororespirans DSM 11544 harbors:
- the folK gene encoding 2-amino-4-hydroxy-6-hydroxymethyldihydropteridine diphosphokinase, translated to MKAYLSIGSNLGDRGHYLQQSCQRLAEHLEVKIIKRSGTYETKPWGNVDQPDFWNQVLEIETSLAPLDLLDLCQEVEKSLGRERLIRWGPRTIDIDLLNYDNKVWEDDRLILPHPRMEEREFVLAPLREIAPHYILPSGKRVTEVCGDGEVWRLESK
- a CDS encoding Rossmann-like and DUF2520 domain-containing protein, which produces MNFGIIGAGIVGTAIAIRLRQAGHHLVGVHSRSRRSYERFCTYLHHGERRPLEEWLPEADLLFITTQDGMIRAAAEELTRRGLYKEGQTWIHCSGSVSSRVMQVDKDLPINYLSLHPLQAFAGIDQAVELIPGTHFGIEGDGEKVGLAIVTQLGGIPHRLDPQQKPFYHAGAVVASNYLVTLAGLAVQLFEEAGITNQEALESLLPLMKGALQNLENVGLPQALTGPIARGDVDVIRGHLEHMPAKIDPVYRALGLYTLDIGQKKMELNGGAYAKEVWEEMNRLMEKGTNEL